A single genomic interval of Sander lucioperca isolate FBNREF2018 chromosome 9, SLUC_FBN_1.2, whole genome shotgun sequence harbors:
- the apoda.1 gene encoding apolipoprotein Da, duplicate 1: protein MKLSFVVVFAFILPLIRAQVPHWGPCPEPAVQPAFNLKQFMGRWFEIAKLPAQFEKGRCIETNFTLTTDNSIRVVSSEKLKGELRKIEGTGVIEDMKNPAKLGISYSYVLPYSPYWILSTDYVNSALVYSCTDILRLFHVDFAWILGRTRTLPDATVEKAMNTFAKNNIDVSRMIPSKQQGCDKTL from the exons ATGAAGTTATCTTTTGTTGTGGTTTTTGCCTTCATCCTCCCGCTCATCAGGGCTCAGGTGCCCCATTGGGGACCTTGTCCAGAACCAGCTGTTCAACCGGCCTTCAACCTTAAGCAG TTCATGGGGAGATGGTTTGAAATTGCCAAACTGCCGGCCCAGTTTGAGAAGGGCCGGTGCATCGAAACCAATTTCACTTTGACGACAGACAACTCTATTCGAGTGGTCAGCTCTGAAAAACT aaaaggagAGCTGAGGAAAATCGAAGGGACTGGAGTCATAGAGGATATGAAGAACCCGGCAAAACTGGGAATAAGTTATTCCTATG TCCTGCCCTACTCTCCTTACTGGATCCTGTCCACTGACTACGTGAACTCTGCCCTGGTGTATTCCTGCACGGACATCCTGAGGCTCTTCCACGTCGACTTCGCCTGGATCCTGGGCCGAACACGAACCCTGCCTGACGCCACCGTTGAGAAAGCCATGAATACCTTCGCCAAGAACAACATTGATGTGAGCAGGATGATTCCCAGCAAGCAGCAAGGCTGTGACAAAACTCTCTAA